In Puntigrus tetrazona isolate hp1 chromosome 24, ASM1883169v1, whole genome shotgun sequence, a genomic segment contains:
- the pfkpa gene encoding ATP-dependent 6-phosphofructokinase, platelet type isoform X2, translating into MSQTDNKKFFENLTGAGKAIAVLTSGGDAQGMNAAVRAVVRMGIYVGAKVYFVHEGYQGMVDGGDNIKEATWESVSSMLQMGGTVIGSARCKDFRTHEGRLKAAHNLVQRGITNLCVIGGDGSLTGANLFREEWSGLLAELVQQGLIDEEAAQKYSALHIVGMVGSIDNDFCGTDMTIGTDSALHRIIEVVDAIMTTAQSHQRTFVLEVMGRHCGYLALVSALACGADWVLIPEMPPEDGWEEKMCQKLSAKRAGMKRLNIIIVAEGAIDRNNKAITSEHVKNLVVQRLGFDTRVTILGHVQRGGTPSAFDRILASRMGVEAVLALLETTANTAACVVSLCGNQSVRLPLMECVQMTQEVQKAMDEKRFEEAVQLRGRSFENNLKTYKLLAHRKPESELPHSNFNVAVLNVGAPAAGMNAAVRSAVRVGISEGHKMFAVSDGFEGFYKGQIKEIKWADVGGWTGQGGSLLGTKRTLPAKHIDKIAEQIRKYNINALLVIGGFEALECLLQLCEARSSYEEFCIPLCMLPATISNNVPGTDLSIGADTALNAIVETCDRIKQSASGTKRRVFIIETMGGYCGYLASVGGLAAGADAAYIFEEPFDIRDLQSNVEHLTEKMKTSIQRGLVLRNENSNENYTTDFIYQLYSEEGKGVFDCRKNVLGHMQQGGAPSPFDRNFGTKIAAKAMQWITKKLTESYRKDEGRVFANTEDSACLLGMRRRAMVFQPVVQLKDETDFVHRIPKEQWWLKLRPLMKILAKYKTSYDVSDSGQLEHVVLNRPKESEAI; encoded by the exons ATGTCTCAGACAGACAACAAGAAGTTCTTTGAGAACCTAACGGGCGCTGGCAAAGCCATAGCGGTGCTCACGAGCGGAGGAGATGCGCAAG GAATGAATGCTGCTGTTCGGGCTGTGGTCCGAATGGGAATATACGTCGGTGCCAAAGTGTACTTCGTTCATGAG GGATATCAGGGTATGGTGGATGGAGGCGACAACATCAAGGAGGCGACATGGGAGAGTGTTTCCAGCATGCTGCAAATG GGAGGAACTGTTATCGGCAGCGCACGATGCAAAGATTTCCGCACGCACGAAGGTCGTCTGAAGGCGGCTCATAACCTGGTGCAGAGGGGCATCACTAACCTGTGTGTGATTGGTGGAGACGGCAGCTTGACCGGGGCCAATCTCTTCAGAGAGGAGTGGAGCGGCTTGCTCGCAGAGTTGGTCCAGCAAG GGCTGATTGATGAGGAGGCGGCTCAGAAATACTCTGCTCTTCACATTGTGGGCATGGTAGGCTCTATTGACAATGACTTCTGTGGCACCGACATGACAATAGGAACAGACTCAGCCCTCCACAGAATCATTGAGGTGGTGGATGCAATTATGACTACGGCTCAGAG TCACCAGAGAACATTTGTGCTGGAGGTGATGGGAAGGCATTGTGG CTATCTGGCACTGGTGAGTGCCCTGGCATGTGGAGCCGACTGGGTGTTGATTCCTGAAATGCCCCCTGAGGATGGCTGGGAAGAGAAAATGTGTCAAAAACTCTCTGcg AAACGGGCAGGAATGAAAAGGCTGAATATCATAATAGTAGCTGAAGGTGCGATTGATCGTAACAACAAGGCCATTACCTCAGAACATGTAAAGAAT CTGGTGGTCCAGCGCCTGGGCTTCGACACGCGCGTGACCATCCTGGGCCACGTCCAGAGAGGAGGGACCCCCTCAGCATTTGACAGGATTTTG GCCAGTCGTATGGGTGTGGAGGCGGTTCTGGCGCTGCTCGAGACCACTGCAAACACGGCAGCCTGCGTGGTGTCTCTGTGCGGGAACCAGTCTGTGAGGCTGCCCCTCATGGAGTGTGTGCAGATG ACTCAGGAGGTGCAGAAGGCCATGGACGAGAAAAGATTCGAAGAGGCTGTGCAGCTACGTGGCAG GAGCTTTGAGAACAATCTGAAGACTTACAAACTGCTGGCTCACCGCAAACCAGAGTCGGAGCTTCCACAC AGCAATTTTAACGTGGCTGTGTTGAACGTGGGCGCCCCTGCCGCCGGCATGAACGCGGCCGTGCGCTCTGCTGTCAGAGTGGGCATCTCAGAGGGACACAAAATGTTCGCCGTCAGCGACGGATTTGAAGGATTCTATAAGGGAcag ATAAAAGAGATCAAATGGGCAGATGTAGGTGGATGGACGGGTCAGGGTGGATCCCTGCTGGGAACTAAACG AACGCTTCCTGCAAAGCACATTGACAAAATTGCAGAACAGATCCGAAAGTATAACATAAATGCGCTGTTAGTGATCGGAGGATTTGAG GCCTTAGAGTGTCTGCTGCAGCTGTGTGAGGCTCGGTCCAGCTATGAGGAGTTTTGCATCCCGCTGTGTATGCTGCCTGCCACCATTAGTAACAATGTGCCCGGCACTGACCTTAGTATCGGGGCAGATACGGCCCTCAATGCCATTGTGGAG ACGTGTGACCGTATCAAGCAGTCTGCTAGCGGAACCAAGCGGCGCGTGTTCATCATCGAGACCATGGGAGGTTACTGTGGTTATCTGGCCAGTGTTGGTGGACTGGCAGCAGGAGCAGATGCTGCTTATATCTTTGAGGAGCCGTTTGACATCAGAGACCTacag TCTAATGTAGAACACTTGACAGAGAAGATGAAGACCAGCATTCAGAGAGGACTAGTCCTGAG GAATGAGAACAGTAATGAAAACTACACCACAGACTTCATCTATCAGCTCTACTCAGAGGAAGGAAAGGGAGTgtttgactgcaggaagaatgTTCTGGGTCACATGCAGCAG GGTGGTGCTCCGTCTCCATTTGACCGTAACTTTGGGACCAAAATCGCTGCCAAAGCCATGCAGTGGATCACCAAGAAACTGACTGAAAGCTACAGAAAAG ATGAAG gGAGAGTGTTTGCTAACACAGAAGACTCGGCCTGTTTGCTGGGCATGCGGCGGCGCGCGATGGTCTTCCAGCCCGTGGTTCAGCTCAAAGACGAGACCGACTTTGT TCACAGAATCCCTAAGGAGCAGTGGTGGCTGAAGTTACGTCCTCTCATGAAGATCCTGGCCAAGTACAAGACCAGCTACGACGTGTCAGACTCCGGACAGCTGGAGCACGTGGTCCTCAACCGACCCAAAGAGTCTGAGGCCATTTAA
- the pfkpa gene encoding ATP-dependent 6-phosphofructokinase, platelet type isoform X4, giving the protein MSQTDNKKFFENLTGAGKAIAVLTSGGDAQGMNAAVRAVVRMGIYVGAKVYFVHEGYQGMVDGGDNIKEATWESVSSMLQMGGTVIGSARCKDFRTHEGRLKAAHNLVQRGITNLCVIGGDGSLTGANLFREEWSGLLAELVQQGLIDEEAAQKYSALHIVGMVGSIDNDFCGTDMTIGTDSALHRIIEVVDAIMTTAQSHQRTFVLEVMGRHCGYLALVSALACGADWVLIPEMPPEDGWEEKMCQKLSAKRAGMKRLNIIIVAEGAIDRNNKAITSEHVKNLVVQRLGFDTRVTILGHVQRGGTPSAFDRILASRMGVEAVLALLETTANTAACVVSLCGNQSVRLPLMECVQMTQEVQKAMDEKRFEEAVQLRGRSFENNLKTYKLLAHRKPESELPHSNFNVAVLNVGAPAAGMNAAVRSAVRVGISEGHKMFAVSDGFEGFYKGQIKEIKWADVGGWTGQGGSLLGTKRTLPAKHIDKIAEQIRKYNINALLVIGGFEAYLGIMELLTARGTYEELCVPMVMVPATVSNNVPGSDLSIGADTALNAITDTCDRIKQSASGTKRRVFIIETMGGYCGYLASVGGLAAGADAAYIFEEPFDIRDLQSNVEHLTEKMKTSIQRGLVLRNENSNENYTTDFIYQLYSEEGKGVFDCRKNVLGHMQQGGAPSPFDRNFGTKIAAKAMQWITKKLTESYRKDEGRVFANTEDSACLLGMRRRAMVFQPVVQLKDETDFVHRIPKEQWWLKLRPLMKILAKYKTSYDVSDSGQLEHVVLNRPKESEAI; this is encoded by the exons ATGTCTCAGACAGACAACAAGAAGTTCTTTGAGAACCTAACGGGCGCTGGCAAAGCCATAGCGGTGCTCACGAGCGGAGGAGATGCGCAAG GAATGAATGCTGCTGTTCGGGCTGTGGTCCGAATGGGAATATACGTCGGTGCCAAAGTGTACTTCGTTCATGAG GGATATCAGGGTATGGTGGATGGAGGCGACAACATCAAGGAGGCGACATGGGAGAGTGTTTCCAGCATGCTGCAAATG GGAGGAACTGTTATCGGCAGCGCACGATGCAAAGATTTCCGCACGCACGAAGGTCGTCTGAAGGCGGCTCATAACCTGGTGCAGAGGGGCATCACTAACCTGTGTGTGATTGGTGGAGACGGCAGCTTGACCGGGGCCAATCTCTTCAGAGAGGAGTGGAGCGGCTTGCTCGCAGAGTTGGTCCAGCAAG GGCTGATTGATGAGGAGGCGGCTCAGAAATACTCTGCTCTTCACATTGTGGGCATGGTAGGCTCTATTGACAATGACTTCTGTGGCACCGACATGACAATAGGAACAGACTCAGCCCTCCACAGAATCATTGAGGTGGTGGATGCAATTATGACTACGGCTCAGAG TCACCAGAGAACATTTGTGCTGGAGGTGATGGGAAGGCATTGTGG CTATCTGGCACTGGTGAGTGCCCTGGCATGTGGAGCCGACTGGGTGTTGATTCCTGAAATGCCCCCTGAGGATGGCTGGGAAGAGAAAATGTGTCAAAAACTCTCTGcg AAACGGGCAGGAATGAAAAGGCTGAATATCATAATAGTAGCTGAAGGTGCGATTGATCGTAACAACAAGGCCATTACCTCAGAACATGTAAAGAAT CTGGTGGTCCAGCGCCTGGGCTTCGACACGCGCGTGACCATCCTGGGCCACGTCCAGAGAGGAGGGACCCCCTCAGCATTTGACAGGATTTTG GCCAGTCGTATGGGTGTGGAGGCGGTTCTGGCGCTGCTCGAGACCACTGCAAACACGGCAGCCTGCGTGGTGTCTCTGTGCGGGAACCAGTCTGTGAGGCTGCCCCTCATGGAGTGTGTGCAGATG ACTCAGGAGGTGCAGAAGGCCATGGACGAGAAAAGATTCGAAGAGGCTGTGCAGCTACGTGGCAG GAGCTTTGAGAACAATCTGAAGACTTACAAACTGCTGGCTCACCGCAAACCAGAGTCGGAGCTTCCACAC AGCAATTTTAACGTGGCTGTGTTGAACGTGGGCGCCCCTGCCGCCGGCATGAACGCGGCCGTGCGCTCTGCTGTCAGAGTGGGCATCTCAGAGGGACACAAAATGTTCGCCGTCAGCGACGGATTTGAAGGATTCTATAAGGGAcag ATAAAAGAGATCAAATGGGCAGATGTAGGTGGATGGACGGGTCAGGGTGGATCCCTGCTGGGAACTAAACG AACGCTTCCTGCAAAGCACATTGACAAAATTGCAGAACAGATCCGAAAGTATAACATAAATGCGCTGTTAGTGATCGGAGGATTTGAG GCCTACCTGGGGATCATGGAGTTGTTAACAGCCCGCGGGACTTATGAGGAGTTGTGTGTGCCAATGGTCATGGTGCCGGCCACAGTCTCCAACAATGTGCCCGGCTCAGATCTCAGCATTGGTGCAGACACGGCTCTGAACGCTATCACTGAT ACGTGTGACCGTATCAAGCAGTCTGCTAGCGGAACCAAGCGGCGCGTGTTCATCATCGAGACCATGGGAGGTTACTGTGGTTATCTGGCCAGTGTTGGTGGACTGGCAGCAGGAGCAGATGCTGCTTATATCTTTGAGGAGCCGTTTGACATCAGAGACCTacag TCTAATGTAGAACACTTGACAGAGAAGATGAAGACCAGCATTCAGAGAGGACTAGTCCTGAG GAATGAGAACAGTAATGAAAACTACACCACAGACTTCATCTATCAGCTCTACTCAGAGGAAGGAAAGGGAGTgtttgactgcaggaagaatgTTCTGGGTCACATGCAGCAG GGTGGTGCTCCGTCTCCATTTGACCGTAACTTTGGGACCAAAATCGCTGCCAAAGCCATGCAGTGGATCACCAAGAAACTGACTGAAAGCTACAGAAAAG ATGAAG gGAGAGTGTTTGCTAACACAGAAGACTCGGCCTGTTTGCTGGGCATGCGGCGGCGCGCGATGGTCTTCCAGCCCGTGGTTCAGCTCAAAGACGAGACCGACTTTGT TCACAGAATCCCTAAGGAGCAGTGGTGGCTGAAGTTACGTCCTCTCATGAAGATCCTGGCCAAGTACAAGACCAGCTACGACGTGTCAGACTCCGGACAGCTGGAGCACGTGGTCCTCAACCGACCCAAAGAGTCTGAGGCCATTTAA
- the pfkpa gene encoding ATP-dependent 6-phosphofructokinase, platelet type isoform X6 — MSQTDNKKFFENLTGAGKAIAVLTSGGDAQGMNAAVRAVVRMGIYVGAKVYFVHEGYQGMVDGGDNIKEATWESVSSMLQMGGTVIGSARCKDFRTHEGRLKAAHNLVQRGITNLCVIGGDGSLTGANLFREEWSGLLAELVQQGLIDEEAAQKYSALHIVGMVGSIDNDFCGTDMTIGTDSALHRIIEVVDAIMTTAQSHQRTFVLEVMGRHCGYLALVSALACGADWVLIPEMPPEDGWEEKMCQKLSAKRAGMKRLNIIIVAEGAIDRNNKAITSEHVKNLVVQRLGFDTRVTILGHVQRGGTPSAFDRILASRMGVEAVLALLETTANTAACVVSLCGNQSVRLPLMECVQMTQEVQKAMDEKRFEEAVQLRGRSFENNLKTYKLLAHRKPESELPHSNFNVAVLNVGAPAAGMNAAVRSAVRVGISEGHKMFAVSDGFEGFYKGQIKEIKWADVGGWTGQGGSLLGTKRTLPAKHIDKIAEQIRKYNINALLVIGGFEALECLLQLCEARSSYEEFCIPLCMLPATISNNVPGTDLSIGADTALNAIVETCDRIKQSASGTKRRVFIIETMGGYCGYLASVGGLAAGADAAYIFEEPFDIRDLQSNVEHLTEKMKTSIQRGLVLRNENSNENYTTDFIYQLYSEEGKGVFDCRKNVLGHMQQGGAPSPFDRNFGTKIAAKAMQWITKKLTESYRKGRVFANTEDSACLLGMRRRAMVFQPVVQLKDETDFVHRIPKEQWWLKLRPLMKILAKYKTSYDVSDSGQLEHVVLNRPKESEAI; from the exons ATGTCTCAGACAGACAACAAGAAGTTCTTTGAGAACCTAACGGGCGCTGGCAAAGCCATAGCGGTGCTCACGAGCGGAGGAGATGCGCAAG GAATGAATGCTGCTGTTCGGGCTGTGGTCCGAATGGGAATATACGTCGGTGCCAAAGTGTACTTCGTTCATGAG GGATATCAGGGTATGGTGGATGGAGGCGACAACATCAAGGAGGCGACATGGGAGAGTGTTTCCAGCATGCTGCAAATG GGAGGAACTGTTATCGGCAGCGCACGATGCAAAGATTTCCGCACGCACGAAGGTCGTCTGAAGGCGGCTCATAACCTGGTGCAGAGGGGCATCACTAACCTGTGTGTGATTGGTGGAGACGGCAGCTTGACCGGGGCCAATCTCTTCAGAGAGGAGTGGAGCGGCTTGCTCGCAGAGTTGGTCCAGCAAG GGCTGATTGATGAGGAGGCGGCTCAGAAATACTCTGCTCTTCACATTGTGGGCATGGTAGGCTCTATTGACAATGACTTCTGTGGCACCGACATGACAATAGGAACAGACTCAGCCCTCCACAGAATCATTGAGGTGGTGGATGCAATTATGACTACGGCTCAGAG TCACCAGAGAACATTTGTGCTGGAGGTGATGGGAAGGCATTGTGG CTATCTGGCACTGGTGAGTGCCCTGGCATGTGGAGCCGACTGGGTGTTGATTCCTGAAATGCCCCCTGAGGATGGCTGGGAAGAGAAAATGTGTCAAAAACTCTCTGcg AAACGGGCAGGAATGAAAAGGCTGAATATCATAATAGTAGCTGAAGGTGCGATTGATCGTAACAACAAGGCCATTACCTCAGAACATGTAAAGAAT CTGGTGGTCCAGCGCCTGGGCTTCGACACGCGCGTGACCATCCTGGGCCACGTCCAGAGAGGAGGGACCCCCTCAGCATTTGACAGGATTTTG GCCAGTCGTATGGGTGTGGAGGCGGTTCTGGCGCTGCTCGAGACCACTGCAAACACGGCAGCCTGCGTGGTGTCTCTGTGCGGGAACCAGTCTGTGAGGCTGCCCCTCATGGAGTGTGTGCAGATG ACTCAGGAGGTGCAGAAGGCCATGGACGAGAAAAGATTCGAAGAGGCTGTGCAGCTACGTGGCAG GAGCTTTGAGAACAATCTGAAGACTTACAAACTGCTGGCTCACCGCAAACCAGAGTCGGAGCTTCCACAC AGCAATTTTAACGTGGCTGTGTTGAACGTGGGCGCCCCTGCCGCCGGCATGAACGCGGCCGTGCGCTCTGCTGTCAGAGTGGGCATCTCAGAGGGACACAAAATGTTCGCCGTCAGCGACGGATTTGAAGGATTCTATAAGGGAcag ATAAAAGAGATCAAATGGGCAGATGTAGGTGGATGGACGGGTCAGGGTGGATCCCTGCTGGGAACTAAACG AACGCTTCCTGCAAAGCACATTGACAAAATTGCAGAACAGATCCGAAAGTATAACATAAATGCGCTGTTAGTGATCGGAGGATTTGAG GCCTTAGAGTGTCTGCTGCAGCTGTGTGAGGCTCGGTCCAGCTATGAGGAGTTTTGCATCCCGCTGTGTATGCTGCCTGCCACCATTAGTAACAATGTGCCCGGCACTGACCTTAGTATCGGGGCAGATACGGCCCTCAATGCCATTGTGGAG ACGTGTGACCGTATCAAGCAGTCTGCTAGCGGAACCAAGCGGCGCGTGTTCATCATCGAGACCATGGGAGGTTACTGTGGTTATCTGGCCAGTGTTGGTGGACTGGCAGCAGGAGCAGATGCTGCTTATATCTTTGAGGAGCCGTTTGACATCAGAGACCTacag TCTAATGTAGAACACTTGACAGAGAAGATGAAGACCAGCATTCAGAGAGGACTAGTCCTGAG GAATGAGAACAGTAATGAAAACTACACCACAGACTTCATCTATCAGCTCTACTCAGAGGAAGGAAAGGGAGTgtttgactgcaggaagaatgTTCTGGGTCACATGCAGCAG GGTGGTGCTCCGTCTCCATTTGACCGTAACTTTGGGACCAAAATCGCTGCCAAAGCCATGCAGTGGATCACCAAGAAACTGACTGAAAGCTACAGAAAAG gGAGAGTGTTTGCTAACACAGAAGACTCGGCCTGTTTGCTGGGCATGCGGCGGCGCGCGATGGTCTTCCAGCCCGTGGTTCAGCTCAAAGACGAGACCGACTTTGT TCACAGAATCCCTAAGGAGCAGTGGTGGCTGAAGTTACGTCCTCTCATGAAGATCCTGGCCAAGTACAAGACCAGCTACGACGTGTCAGACTCCGGACAGCTGGAGCACGTGGTCCTCAACCGACCCAAAGAGTCTGAGGCCATTTAA
- the pfkpa gene encoding ATP-dependent 6-phosphofructokinase, platelet type isoform X8, protein MSQTDNKKFFENLTGAGKAIAVLTSGGDAQGMNAAVRAVVRMGIYVGAKVYFVHEGYQGMVDGGDNIKEATWESVSSMLQMGGTVIGSARCKDFRTHEGRLKAAHNLVQRGITNLCVIGGDGSLTGANLFREEWSGLLAELVQQGLIDEEAAQKYSALHIVGMVGSIDNDFCGTDMTIGTDSALHRIIEVVDAIMTTAQSHQRTFVLEVMGRHCGYLALVSALACGADWVLIPEMPPEDGWEEKMCQKLSAKRAGMKRLNIIIVAEGAIDRNNKAITSEHVKNLVVQRLGFDTRVTILGHVQRGGTPSAFDRILASRMGVEAVLALLETTANTAACVVSLCGNQSVRLPLMECVQMTQEVQKAMDEKRFEEAVQLRGRSFENNLKTYKLLAHRKPESELPHSNFNVAVLNVGAPAAGMNAAVRSAVRVGISEGHKMFAVSDGFEGFYKGQIKEIKWADVGGWTGQGGSLLGTKRTLPAKHIDKIAEQIRKYNINALLVIGGFEAYLGIMELLTARGTYEELCVPMVMVPATVSNNVPGSDLSIGADTALNAITDTCDRIKQSASGTKRRVFIIETMGGYCGYLASVGGLAAGADAAYIFEEPFDIRDLQSNVEHLTEKMKTSIQRGLVLRNENSNENYTTDFIYQLYSEEGKGVFDCRKNVLGHMQQGGAPSPFDRNFGTKIAAKAMQWITKKLTESYRKGRVFANTEDSACLLGMRRRAMVFQPVVQLKDETDFVHRIPKEQWWLKLRPLMKILAKYKTSYDVSDSGQLEHVVLNRPKESEAI, encoded by the exons ATGTCTCAGACAGACAACAAGAAGTTCTTTGAGAACCTAACGGGCGCTGGCAAAGCCATAGCGGTGCTCACGAGCGGAGGAGATGCGCAAG GAATGAATGCTGCTGTTCGGGCTGTGGTCCGAATGGGAATATACGTCGGTGCCAAAGTGTACTTCGTTCATGAG GGATATCAGGGTATGGTGGATGGAGGCGACAACATCAAGGAGGCGACATGGGAGAGTGTTTCCAGCATGCTGCAAATG GGAGGAACTGTTATCGGCAGCGCACGATGCAAAGATTTCCGCACGCACGAAGGTCGTCTGAAGGCGGCTCATAACCTGGTGCAGAGGGGCATCACTAACCTGTGTGTGATTGGTGGAGACGGCAGCTTGACCGGGGCCAATCTCTTCAGAGAGGAGTGGAGCGGCTTGCTCGCAGAGTTGGTCCAGCAAG GGCTGATTGATGAGGAGGCGGCTCAGAAATACTCTGCTCTTCACATTGTGGGCATGGTAGGCTCTATTGACAATGACTTCTGTGGCACCGACATGACAATAGGAACAGACTCAGCCCTCCACAGAATCATTGAGGTGGTGGATGCAATTATGACTACGGCTCAGAG TCACCAGAGAACATTTGTGCTGGAGGTGATGGGAAGGCATTGTGG CTATCTGGCACTGGTGAGTGCCCTGGCATGTGGAGCCGACTGGGTGTTGATTCCTGAAATGCCCCCTGAGGATGGCTGGGAAGAGAAAATGTGTCAAAAACTCTCTGcg AAACGGGCAGGAATGAAAAGGCTGAATATCATAATAGTAGCTGAAGGTGCGATTGATCGTAACAACAAGGCCATTACCTCAGAACATGTAAAGAAT CTGGTGGTCCAGCGCCTGGGCTTCGACACGCGCGTGACCATCCTGGGCCACGTCCAGAGAGGAGGGACCCCCTCAGCATTTGACAGGATTTTG GCCAGTCGTATGGGTGTGGAGGCGGTTCTGGCGCTGCTCGAGACCACTGCAAACACGGCAGCCTGCGTGGTGTCTCTGTGCGGGAACCAGTCTGTGAGGCTGCCCCTCATGGAGTGTGTGCAGATG ACTCAGGAGGTGCAGAAGGCCATGGACGAGAAAAGATTCGAAGAGGCTGTGCAGCTACGTGGCAG GAGCTTTGAGAACAATCTGAAGACTTACAAACTGCTGGCTCACCGCAAACCAGAGTCGGAGCTTCCACAC AGCAATTTTAACGTGGCTGTGTTGAACGTGGGCGCCCCTGCCGCCGGCATGAACGCGGCCGTGCGCTCTGCTGTCAGAGTGGGCATCTCAGAGGGACACAAAATGTTCGCCGTCAGCGACGGATTTGAAGGATTCTATAAGGGAcag ATAAAAGAGATCAAATGGGCAGATGTAGGTGGATGGACGGGTCAGGGTGGATCCCTGCTGGGAACTAAACG AACGCTTCCTGCAAAGCACATTGACAAAATTGCAGAACAGATCCGAAAGTATAACATAAATGCGCTGTTAGTGATCGGAGGATTTGAG GCCTACCTGGGGATCATGGAGTTGTTAACAGCCCGCGGGACTTATGAGGAGTTGTGTGTGCCAATGGTCATGGTGCCGGCCACAGTCTCCAACAATGTGCCCGGCTCAGATCTCAGCATTGGTGCAGACACGGCTCTGAACGCTATCACTGAT ACGTGTGACCGTATCAAGCAGTCTGCTAGCGGAACCAAGCGGCGCGTGTTCATCATCGAGACCATGGGAGGTTACTGTGGTTATCTGGCCAGTGTTGGTGGACTGGCAGCAGGAGCAGATGCTGCTTATATCTTTGAGGAGCCGTTTGACATCAGAGACCTacag TCTAATGTAGAACACTTGACAGAGAAGATGAAGACCAGCATTCAGAGAGGACTAGTCCTGAG GAATGAGAACAGTAATGAAAACTACACCACAGACTTCATCTATCAGCTCTACTCAGAGGAAGGAAAGGGAGTgtttgactgcaggaagaatgTTCTGGGTCACATGCAGCAG GGTGGTGCTCCGTCTCCATTTGACCGTAACTTTGGGACCAAAATCGCTGCCAAAGCCATGCAGTGGATCACCAAGAAACTGACTGAAAGCTACAGAAAAG gGAGAGTGTTTGCTAACACAGAAGACTCGGCCTGTTTGCTGGGCATGCGGCGGCGCGCGATGGTCTTCCAGCCCGTGGTTCAGCTCAAAGACGAGACCGACTTTGT TCACAGAATCCCTAAGGAGCAGTGGTGGCTGAAGTTACGTCCTCTCATGAAGATCCTGGCCAAGTACAAGACCAGCTACGACGTGTCAGACTCCGGACAGCTGGAGCACGTGGTCCTCAACCGACCCAAAGAGTCTGAGGCCATTTAA